From the Serratia nematodiphila DZ0503SBS1 genome, one window contains:
- the trpS gene encoding tryptophan--tRNA ligase, which yields MSKPIVFSGAQPSGELTIGNYMGALRQWVQMQDDYDCIYCIVDLHAITVRQDAEKLRKATLDTLALYLACGIDPEKSTIFVQSHVPEHTQLSWVLNCYTYFGELSRMTQFKDKSARYAENINAGLFSYPVLMAADILLYQTNQVPVGEDQKQHLELSRDVGQRFNALYGDVFKVPEPFIPKSGARVMSLQEPTKKMSKSDDNRNNVIGLLEDPKAVTKKIKRAMTDSEEPPVVRYDVVNKAGVSNLLDILAGVTGKSIAQLEAEFEGQMYGHLKGAVAEAVSGMLAELQERYHRFRNDEAYLQQVMRDGAAKARARAQETLAKVYQAVGFVPPQA from the coding sequence ATGAGTAAGCCCATCGTATTTAGCGGCGCGCAGCCGTCCGGCGAACTGACCATCGGCAACTACATGGGTGCGCTGCGTCAGTGGGTGCAGATGCAGGACGACTACGACTGCATCTATTGCATCGTCGATCTGCATGCCATCACCGTGCGCCAGGACGCCGAGAAGCTGCGCAAGGCCACGCTGGATACGCTGGCGCTGTACCTGGCCTGCGGTATCGATCCGGAAAAAAGCACCATCTTCGTGCAGTCGCACGTGCCTGAGCACACGCAGCTGAGCTGGGTGCTGAACTGTTACACCTATTTCGGCGAACTGAGCCGCATGACGCAGTTCAAGGACAAATCCGCGCGCTACGCGGAGAACATCAACGCCGGGCTGTTCAGCTATCCGGTGCTGATGGCGGCGGACATCCTGCTGTATCAAACCAACCAGGTGCCGGTGGGCGAAGATCAGAAACAGCACCTGGAGCTGAGCCGCGACGTGGGCCAGCGTTTCAACGCGCTGTACGGCGACGTGTTCAAAGTGCCGGAGCCGTTTATTCCTAAATCCGGCGCGCGCGTGATGTCGCTGCAGGAGCCGACCAAGAAGATGTCCAAGTCGGACGACAACCGCAACAACGTGATTGGCCTGCTGGAAGATCCGAAAGCGGTGACCAAGAAGATCAAACGCGCAATGACCGACTCGGAAGAGCCGCCTGTCGTGCGTTACGACGTGGTCAACAAGGCGGGCGTCTCCAACCTGTTGGATATCCTCGCCGGCGTGACCGGCAAGAGCATCGCGCAGTTGGAAGCCGAGTTTGAAGGCCAGATGTACGGCCACCTGAAAGGCGCGGTGGCGGAAGCCGTCTCCGGCATGCTGGCTGAGCTGCAGGAGCGCTACCACCGTTTCCGCAACGACGAAGCCTATCTGCAGCAGGTCATGCGCGACGGCGCCGCCAAGGCCCGCGCACGCGCGCAGGAAACGCTGGCGAAGGTCTATCAGGCCGTCGGTTTCGTACCGCCGCAGGCGTAA
- the rpe gene encoding ribulose-phosphate 3-epimerase → MKKFLIAPSILSADFARLGEDTANVLAAGGDVVHFDVMDNHYVPNLTIGPMVCEALRNYGITAPIDVHLMVKPVDRIVPDFAKAGASYISFHPEASEHVDRTIQLIKEHGCKAGLVFNPATPLSYLDYVMDKIDVILLMSVNPGFGGQSFIHGTLDKLRQVRKLIDDSGRDIRLEVDGGVKVDNIAEIAAAGADMFVAGSAIFGQPDYRKVIDEMRSELAKVTHG, encoded by the coding sequence ATGAAAAAGTTTTTGATTGCCCCGTCCATTCTGTCGGCAGATTTTGCCCGGTTAGGTGAAGATACCGCTAACGTGCTGGCCGCAGGCGGCGACGTGGTGCACTTCGACGTCATGGACAACCACTACGTGCCCAATCTGACCATCGGTCCGATGGTGTGCGAAGCGCTGCGCAACTACGGCATTACCGCGCCGATTGACGTGCATCTGATGGTCAAGCCGGTAGATCGCATCGTGCCAGATTTCGCCAAGGCCGGCGCGTCTTATATCTCTTTCCATCCAGAAGCTTCCGAACATGTCGATCGCACCATTCAGCTGATCAAAGAGCACGGTTGTAAGGCCGGCCTGGTGTTCAACCCGGCGACGCCGCTAAGCTACCTCGATTACGTGATGGATAAAATTGACGTGATCCTGCTGATGTCGGTCAACCCGGGCTTCGGCGGCCAGTCGTTTATCCACGGCACTCTGGACAAGCTGCGCCAGGTACGCAAACTGATCGACGACAGCGGTCGCGATATCCGCCTGGAAGTCGACGGCGGGGTGAAAGTGGATAACATCGCCGAAATCGCCGCCGCAGGCGCCGATATGTTCGTCGCCGGTTCCGCCATCTTTGGCCAGCCGGACTACCGCAAGGTGATTGACGAAATGCGCAGCGAGCTGGCGAAGGTTACCCATGGCTGA
- the dam gene encoding adenine-specific DNA-methyltransferase: MKKNRAFLKWAGGKYPLVDEIRRHLPAGDCLIEPFVGAGSVFLNTDYDAYILADINSDLINLYNIVKLRTDDFVRDARTLFADEFNNSDQFYLLREEFNTSTEPYRRALLFLYLNRHCYNGLCRYNLRGEFNVPFGRYKKPYFPEEELYWFAEKSRNATFVCEHYRDTMAKAVAGAVVYCDPPYAPLSATANFTAYHTNSFSIADQQSLAHLAHQLSVESQVPVLISNHDTELTRDWYQHAALYVVKARRTISRNILGRSKVNELLALYR, encoded by the coding sequence ATGAAGAAAAACCGCGCTTTTTTAAAATGGGCTGGTGGAAAATACCCGCTGGTAGATGAGATTCGTCGCCATCTGCCGGCGGGAGACTGCTTAATCGAGCCCTTCGTGGGTGCGGGATCCGTCTTTCTGAATACGGATTACGACGCCTACATTCTCGCCGACATCAATAGCGATCTTATCAACCTGTATAACATCGTTAAGCTGCGCACGGATGACTTCGTGCGCGATGCCCGCACGCTTTTCGCCGATGAATTCAATAACTCGGATCAGTTTTACCTGCTGCGAGAAGAGTTCAATACTAGTACCGAGCCTTACCGCCGGGCGCTGCTGTTCCTGTACCTGAACCGTCACTGCTATAACGGCCTGTGCCGCTATAACCTGCGCGGCGAGTTTAACGTGCCGTTCGGCCGGTACAAGAAACCGTACTTCCCGGAAGAAGAGCTCTACTGGTTTGCCGAAAAATCGCGCAATGCCACTTTTGTCTGCGAGCATTACCGCGATACCATGGCGAAGGCCGTGGCCGGTGCCGTGGTGTATTGCGATCCGCCTTACGCGCCGCTGTCGGCGACGGCGAATTTCACCGCTTACCACACCAACAGCTTCAGCATCGCCGATCAGCAGAGTTTGGCGCATCTGGCGCACCAGCTCTCGGTAGAGAGCCAGGTACCGGTATTGATCTCCAATCACGATACCGAGCTGACGCGCGACTGGTACCAGCATGCTGCGCTGTATGTGGTGAAAGCGCGCCGCACGATCAGCCGCAATATTCTCGGCCGCAGCAAAGTGAATGAGCTTTTGGCGCTGTATCGCTAA
- a CDS encoding SPOR domain-containing protein: MDEFKPEDDLRPDSSDRRPTRSRKPAAAPRFAVSRQHLMIGIGILVLLLLIIGIGSALKAPTKHEAAQENGAQNGGARDINLSGSSSLTTANNGVPGGTTDTHDNNGVSATQPQQPQNVSVPPISGTPTEAQTQPQQGGAQQRVDLPGNMADALSQQQGQVDAATQGMTGAASTLPTAPATVMSGAAAREATRPVQGTAPQQHKTPAKTAAAKPAATQHKSPTTVYTPPAKPSSTAKAGAVASSGSSVQSAPGSHYTLQLSSASRSDTLNAYAKQQKLQNYLVYATKRDGKPWYVLVSGNYASSAEAKRAIASLPADVQAKKPWVRPVHQVQQDLKK; the protein is encoded by the coding sequence ATGGACGAGTTTAAACCGGAAGACGATCTCAGACCTGATAGCAGCGATCGTCGCCCTACGCGCTCGCGCAAGCCGGCCGCTGCGCCGCGCTTCGCCGTTTCGCGCCAACATTTGATGATTGGCATCGGCATTTTGGTGCTGCTGCTGCTGATTATCGGCATCGGTTCCGCCCTGAAGGCGCCGACCAAACATGAAGCGGCTCAGGAGAACGGCGCGCAAAACGGCGGAGCCCGCGATATCAACCTGTCCGGTTCTTCGTCGCTGACTACCGCCAACAACGGCGTGCCGGGCGGTACCACGGATACCCACGATAACAACGGCGTGAGCGCGACTCAGCCGCAGCAACCGCAGAACGTCAGCGTTCCGCCGATCTCCGGCACGCCGACCGAAGCGCAAACGCAGCCTCAGCAGGGCGGTGCGCAGCAGCGCGTCGATTTGCCGGGCAACATGGCGGATGCGTTGTCGCAGCAGCAGGGGCAGGTGGATGCGGCGACCCAAGGCATGACCGGCGCAGCGTCGACGTTGCCGACCGCACCGGCGACGGTGATGAGCGGCGCCGCAGCGCGCGAAGCGACGCGTCCTGTGCAGGGAACCGCGCCGCAACAGCATAAAACGCCGGCGAAAACTGCCGCCGCCAAACCGGCCGCAACGCAGCATAAATCACCGACCACGGTGTATACGCCGCCGGCCAAGCCGTCTTCCACCGCGAAAGCGGGAGCGGTCGCCAGCAGCGGCAGCTCTGTGCAGTCTGCGCCGGGCAGCCACTATACCTTGCAGCTGAGCAGCGCTTCGCGTTCCGATACGCTGAACGCCTACGCCAAACAGCAGAAGCTGCAGAATTACCTGGTGTACGCCACCAAGCGTGACGGCAAGCCGTGGTACGTGCTGGTGAGCGGCAACTATGCTTCTTCCGCAGAAGCGAAGCGCGCCATTGCTTCGTTGCCGGCGGATGTGCAGGCGAAAAAACCATGGGTCCGACCTGTACACCAAGTGCAGCAAGATCTTAAAAAATAA
- a CDS encoding phosphoglycolate phosphatase, translating into MADFGAIRALAFDLDGTLVDSAPGLAAAIDMALEETGLPQAGEERVGTWIGNGADVLVQRALRWAEAEGSPEQCSRLRERFDHFYAQTVDSGSRLFPQVQETLARLAAHGYPMALVTNKPTPFVAPLLASLGIGDYFSLVIGGDDVTEKKPHPAPLYLVLGKLGLRAHELLFVGDSRNDIQAAQGAGCPSVGFTYGYNYGESIALSHPDRVLERFADLLPALGLSSLENQEI; encoded by the coding sequence ATGGCTGATTTCGGCGCGATCCGCGCATTGGCCTTCGATCTGGACGGCACGCTGGTCGACAGCGCGCCGGGTCTGGCGGCCGCCATCGATATGGCGCTGGAAGAGACGGGCCTGCCGCAAGCGGGTGAGGAGCGGGTCGGCACCTGGATCGGCAACGGCGCCGACGTGCTGGTGCAGCGCGCGCTGCGTTGGGCGGAGGCGGAAGGCTCGCCGGAGCAGTGCAGCCGGCTCCGTGAACGCTTCGACCATTTCTACGCGCAGACCGTCGACAGCGGCAGCCGTCTGTTCCCACAGGTGCAAGAGACGCTGGCCCGCCTGGCCGCGCACGGTTACCCGATGGCGCTGGTGACCAACAAGCCGACGCCGTTCGTGGCGCCGCTGCTGGCATCGTTGGGCATTGGCGACTATTTCTCGCTGGTGATCGGCGGCGACGACGTGACGGAAAAGAAACCGCACCCGGCACCGTTGTACCTGGTGCTCGGCAAGCTTGGCCTGCGCGCGCATGAACTGCTGTTCGTCGGCGACTCACGCAACGATATTCAAGCCGCGCAGGGTGCCGGTTGCCCGAGCGTCGGCTTTACCTACGGTTATAACTACGGCGAATCGATCGCCCTGAGCCACCCCGATCGGGTGTTGGAGCGCTTCGCCGATTTGTTGCCCGCTCTTGGGCTGTCATCTTTAGAGAATCAGGAAATTTAA